The Vallitalea longa sequence TTTACTAATTGAGTAGATAGTTTATGTAAAAAATTCGATCTTGCATTTTTGATTTTATAGTGTATTCTTGCTACTTTAATCTTTTGTTTGTACCAATTATTCGAAAACCTTACCATACGTGATAATTGTTTTTAGT is a genomic window containing:
- a CDS encoding transposase, with translation MVRFSNNWYKQKIKVARIHYKIKNARSNFLHKLSTQLV